In Paraburkholderia acidisoli, one DNA window encodes the following:
- a CDS encoding MFS transporter yields MDHRKSATAAPVLTIAIIALALNLRPTMAGVGPLLDGIMATTGLDHAGAGMLTAFPVGVMGVGALLSAPLQRRADARALVGLGIALIALACATRAFAHGAAAMLVTALLAGAGIALIQALMPAFIKRNYGVRADAMMGMYTTAIMGGAAAAAALAAPLAQVGGWPGALAVWALPALFAWALWLVAAGPRARQSPPPVHAARVPAARSPVWRLRRAWELMLFFGVGTGAYTLVLAWLPPFYTQLGWSHAQAGYLLAGVTVAEVAAGLAVSASIVRMPDRRMPLLVALALLIGGLGCLLSAPLALAALACLLLGLGIGALFPLSLIVALDHSDNPARAGELLAFVQGGGYLIASLMPLVAGALRDHLADLTAAWAIMLAGALGLCLLCTRFSPRSYARAFAPQR; encoded by the coding sequence ATGGACCATCGAAAATCCGCAACGGCAGCACCCGTTCTCACGATCGCGATCATCGCGTTGGCCTTGAATTTGCGCCCGACGATGGCGGGTGTCGGACCTCTGCTCGACGGCATCATGGCCACCACCGGACTCGATCACGCGGGCGCCGGCATGCTCACCGCCTTTCCGGTGGGCGTCATGGGAGTAGGCGCTCTGCTCAGCGCGCCGTTGCAAAGACGCGCGGACGCCCGCGCCCTGGTAGGACTCGGCATCGCGCTGATTGCGCTAGCGTGCGCGACCCGCGCCTTTGCCCATGGTGCAGCGGCCATGCTGGTTACGGCCTTGCTGGCCGGCGCGGGCATTGCGTTGATCCAGGCTTTGATGCCCGCGTTTATCAAACGCAACTACGGCGTGCGCGCAGACGCCATGATGGGCATGTACACGACCGCCATCATGGGCGGCGCAGCCGCGGCCGCCGCGCTTGCCGCTCCGCTCGCGCAGGTCGGCGGCTGGCCCGGCGCACTGGCCGTATGGGCGCTACCCGCGTTATTCGCATGGGCGCTCTGGCTCGTGGCTGCGGGTCCTCGCGCGCGGCAAAGTCCTCCGCCAGTGCATGCAGCACGCGTCCCGGCGGCGCGCTCCCCGGTCTGGCGCCTGAGGCGCGCATGGGAGTTGATGCTGTTCTTCGGCGTGGGTACAGGCGCCTATACGCTCGTGCTCGCATGGCTGCCGCCTTTTTACACGCAATTGGGCTGGAGCCACGCGCAGGCCGGTTATCTCCTCGCGGGCGTCACCGTTGCCGAAGTCGCCGCCGGGCTCGCCGTTTCGGCCTCGATCGTTCGCATGCCCGATCGGCGCATGCCTTTGCTCGTCGCGCTCGCGCTTCTGATCGGTGGCCTCGGCTGCCTGCTGAGCGCACCCCTCGCGCTCGCCGCCCTCGCGTGCCTGCTGCTCGGTCTGGGGATCGGCGCCCTGTTTCCTCTTTCGCTGATCGTCGCGCTCGACCATAGCGACAACCCGGCGCGAGCCGGAGAACTGCTGGCTTTCGTCCAGGGCGGCGGTTATCTGATCGCGAGTCTCATGCCGCTCGTGGCTGGCGCGTTACGCGATCATCTGGCGGATCTCACAGCGGCATGGGCGATCATGCTGGCAGGCGCGCTTGGGCTTTGTCTGCTCTGTACACGCTTTTCCCCGCGCTCGTATGCACGTGCTTTCGCACCTCAACGCTGA
- a CDS encoding H-NS histone family protein, giving the protein MNDKVAVLEQQLARLDERISVAWQQEQKAAIEHIREVMNFFNLVPNQLRVDRKGTYKTVPLEIKYQDPVSGATWSGRGRAPSWIRNRTYRDFLVRQPDIAKAETRQSPEPSSRAKNSNNRR; this is encoded by the coding sequence ATGAACGACAAGGTAGCGGTATTGGAGCAGCAGCTCGCGCGACTCGATGAAAGAATTTCGGTTGCCTGGCAGCAGGAACAGAAGGCCGCCATCGAACATATTCGCGAGGTAATGAACTTCTTCAATCTCGTGCCGAACCAGCTACGCGTCGACCGGAAAGGCACCTATAAGACCGTGCCGCTCGAGATCAAGTATCAGGATCCTGTTAGCGGGGCGACGTGGAGCGGCCGCGGCCGCGCGCCGTCCTGGATCCGGAACCGGACCTACCGCGACTTTCTGGTTCGACAGCCGGATATTGCGAAGGCCGAAACGCGCCAAAGTCCAGAACCGTCCAGCCGCGCAAAGAACTCAAACAATCGGCGTTAA
- a CDS encoding MarR family winged helix-turn-helix transcriptional regulator: MGRAKRAADQWRKERPDIDANVMATIGRLLEASHLIERTRLMPLAAQFGLQTGEFDVIAALRRAGEPYRLTPTELYEALMLSSGAMTSRLDRLERSGLIERRPSATDRRSVEVWLTQKGADLIDEILPHHIANEQDVLKLLSVREREQLDRLLDKLIRAVET, encoded by the coding sequence ATGGGGCGAGCGAAGCGCGCGGCGGATCAATGGCGCAAGGAAAGACCGGACATCGACGCGAACGTCATGGCGACGATCGGCCGCCTGCTGGAGGCGAGCCATCTGATCGAGCGCACCCGGCTGATGCCGCTCGCGGCGCAATTCGGATTGCAGACGGGAGAGTTCGACGTAATCGCCGCGTTGCGCCGCGCGGGCGAGCCGTATCGGCTCACGCCCACCGAACTGTACGAAGCGCTGATGCTTTCGTCAGGTGCGATGACGAGCCGCCTCGATCGGCTCGAACGATCGGGATTGATCGAACGGCGTCCTTCGGCAACCGACCGGCGCAGCGTAGAGGTTTGGCTGACACAGAAGGGGGCGGACCTGATCGACGAAATCCTGCCGCATCATATTGCCAACGAGCAGGATGTTCTGAAGCTGTTGAGCGTGCGGGAGCGTGAACAACTCGATCGTCTCCTCGACAAGCTCATACGCGCTGTCGAGACCTGA
- a CDS encoding c-type cytochrome — protein sequence MPKRIMVPVVLLTLVLVVHDAFAQSALEMTIGGKTQSFSQAALLARKDAADVTVARDVAYGTASTYRAVPLADLIEGESLPADSVLEARALDGFAAQLPMDLVRNRDPATAVAWLAVEDSAKPWPKLPGKPVSAGPFYLVWIGKEASSVRSEQWPYQLSKLATQPSPAKRWPALAVDSALPATDPVRAGQSLFITQCFTCHRLNHAGSANFGPDLNVPMNPVEYFQPAALHRYIRNPASVRDWAGRSMPAFAQDELSDREIDLIVAYLAYMAQRKVAQ from the coding sequence ATGCCAAAACGCATAATGGTCCCGGTTGTGCTGCTGACACTCGTTCTGGTCGTGCACGACGCCTTCGCGCAGTCCGCGCTTGAAATGACTATCGGTGGGAAGACGCAGTCGTTCAGCCAGGCAGCGTTGCTGGCTCGCAAGGACGCGGCCGACGTCACCGTTGCCCGCGATGTCGCATACGGCACGGCGTCGACCTACCGGGCGGTGCCGCTGGCCGACCTTATCGAAGGTGAATCGTTGCCCGCCGACAGCGTGCTTGAGGCACGCGCGCTCGACGGTTTTGCGGCGCAACTCCCGATGGACCTGGTGCGCAACCGCGACCCGGCCACTGCCGTTGCATGGCTCGCGGTCGAGGATAGCGCGAAGCCTTGGCCGAAACTGCCGGGCAAGCCGGTCAGCGCGGGACCGTTCTATCTGGTCTGGATCGGGAAAGAGGCGTCATCGGTGCGTAGCGAACAATGGCCGTATCAGCTTTCGAAGCTTGCTACCCAACCTTCGCCCGCGAAACGCTGGCCGGCGCTTGCTGTCGATTCCGCGCTGCCGGCAACCGACCCGGTTCGCGCTGGCCAAAGCCTGTTCATCACACAGTGCTTTACCTGCCACCGGCTCAATCACGCGGGCAGTGCCAATTTCGGCCCGGATCTCAATGTGCCGATGAACCCGGTCGAGTATTTCCAGCCCGCCGCGTTGCACCGCTATATCCGCAATCCGGCCTCGGTTCGCGACTGGGCCGGGCGCTCCATGCCGGCCTTCGCGCAAGACGAGTTGAGCGATCGCGAGATCGATCTGATCGTGGCTTATCTGGCGTACATGGCGCAAAGAAAGGTTGCGCAGTAG